A stretch of Cicer arietinum cultivar CDC Frontier isolate Library 1 chromosome 5, Cicar.CDCFrontier_v2.0, whole genome shotgun sequence DNA encodes these proteins:
- the LOC140920542 gene encoding uncharacterized protein → MSRGLSLCDSSISLQALDFKRDKEPHMLKRIVNYAISHDVQQLGLRVNGDIALIPPSTFSCQTLTHLKLSIYSRRGNETLFPKSLNLPAFPNRLLISDCTAKGAQTLCISSITLVNLTIYDELEEFYLIELCTPTLCTLAFNGILLISGTQN, encoded by the coding sequence ATGTCTAGGGGTTTATCCCTTTGCGATTCTTCTATCTCGCTGCAGGCTCTCGATTTCAAGCGTGATAAGGAGCCTCACATGCTCAAAAGGATTGTCAATTATGCTATTTCGCACGATGTCCAACAATTAGGACTTCGTGTCAATGGTGACATTGCATTAATTCCGCCTAGCACGTTTTCATGTCAGACTTTAACACATCTTAAGCTTTCTATTTACTCTCGTAGAGGTAATGAAACACTGTTTCCTAAATCTCTCAATTTACCGGCGTTTCCTAACAGGTTGCTCATTTCTGATTGTACTGCGAAGGGTGCACAAACCCTTTGCATATCAAGTATAACGCTTGTCAATTTAACTATATATGATGAATTAGAGGAGTTTTACCTAATTGAGCTATGTACTCCAACTCTTTGTACTTTAGCTTTTAATGGTATTCTGCTGATAAGTGGAACTCAAAATTGA
- the LOC101512741 gene encoding probable serine/threonine-protein kinase At1g54610 — protein sequence MGCVLGTPSGDGAERRRRGSQCNGSSDGGINAVRVRERQTNRHTGDFPKTLPALERRKPMLDPCAVNQQGWPSWLMAVAGEAIGDWTPRRANTFEKLAKIGQGTYSNVYKARDLVTGKIVALKKVRFDNLEPESVKFMAREILVLRKLDHPNVLKLEGLVTSRMSCSLYLVFEYMEHDLAGLSAGQGVKFTESQVKCFMKQLLSGLEHCHSRGVLHRDIKGSNLLIDNEGILKIADFGLATFFDPTQKQSMTSRVVTLWYRPPELLLGATVYGVGIDLWSAGCILAELLAGKPIMPGRTEVEQLHKIFKLCGSPADEYWRKYRLPNATIFKPQQPYKRCISETFKDFPPSSLPLIETLLSIDPDGRGTALAALNSEFFATEPYACEPSSLPKYPPSKELDVKMRDEEARRQKALNGKANAVDGAKRVRPRERGRAIPIPEANAEIQTNLDRWRVVTHANAKSKSEKFPPPHQDGAVGYPQDASSKGPVSFGAPNTSFSSGIFNIKPSGTARSHDGTGGHHQRTKTKKEESQMAASSWKFMRPFKPSTIGLSMDLLFRSK from the exons ATGGGTTGCGTGCTTGGAACGCCGTCCGGTGACGGAGCTGAACGCCGTCGCCGGGGAAGCCAGTGTAACGGCTCTT CCGATGGAGGTATTAATGCAGTTAGGGTTCGGGAGAGACAAACGAATCGACACACCGGAGATTTTCCAAAGACTCTTCCGGCGCTGGAGCGTCGGAAACCTATGCTCGATCCGTGTGCTGTGAATCAACAAGGTTGGCCGTCTTGGTTGATGGCCGTCGCCGGTGAAGCAATCGGTGATTGGACTCCTCGTCGCGCCAACACTTTTGAAAAGCTTGCTAAG ATTGGACAGGGAACTTATAGTAATGTGTATAAAGCTAGAGACCTTGTTACAGGGAAGATTGTGGCTTTGAAAAAAGTTAGATTTGATAATTTGGAGCCAGAGAGTGTGAAGTTCATGGCAAGAGAGATACTTGTTTTGAGGAAGCTTGATCATCCCAATGTTTTAAAGCTTGAAGGATTGGTTACTTCTAGAATGTCATGTAGTCTTTACTTGGTATTTGAGTATATGGAACATGATCTTGCAGGGCTTTCAGCTGGTCAAGGTGTTAAGTTCACAGAATCTCAG GTCAAATGCTTTATGAAGCAATTACTTTCTGGTCTTGAGCATTGCCACAGTCGAGGCGTATTGCACCGTGATATCAAGGGTTCCAATCTGCTTATTGACAATGAAGGAATCCTTAAAATTGCAGATTTTGGACTGGCAACTTTCTTTGATCCAACGCAAAAGCAAAGCATGACAAGCAGAGTTGTGACACTTTGGTATCGACCCCCTGAGCTTCTTCTTGGGGCTACAGTTTATGGTGTAGGTATTGACCTTTGGAGTGCTGGTTGCATCTTGGCAGAGCTGCTTGCTGGGAAGCCAATCATGCCCGGCCGAACGGAG GTTGAACAGCTGCACAAGATTTTTAAATTGTGTGGCTCTCCAGCTGATGAATATTGGAGGAAGTATAGATTGCCAAATGCTACAATCTTTAAGCCACAGCAGCCATATAAACGTTGTATCTCAGAAACATTCAAGGATTTCCCTCCATCCTCGCTACCTCTAATTGAAACTCTTCTTTCAATAGATCCTGATGGCCGTGGCACTGCCTTGGCTGCTCTTAATAGTGAA TTTTTTGCCACTGAGCCCTATGCTTGTGAACCGTCGAGTTTGCCAAAGTATCCTCCTAGCAAAGAATTGGATGTAAAAATGAGAGATGAAGAAGCTAGAAG GCAAAAAGCACTAAATGGAAAAGCTAATGCAGTCGATGGTGCCAAAAGAGTAAGACCACGCGAGCGTGGTCGGGCCATCCCGATCCCAGAAGCCAATGCAGAGATCCAAACAAACTTAGAT AGGTGGAGAGTTGTGACCCATGCAAATGCGAAAAGCAAGAGTGAGAAATTTCCACCACCTCATCAAGATGGAGCTGTTGGATATCCACAAGATGCATCAAGTAAAGGACCGGTTTCATTTGGCGCTCCCAACACATCCTTTAGTTCAGGGATATTCAACATAAAACCTTCTGGAACTGCTAGAAGTCACGATGGTACAGGAGGACATCACCAAAGGACCAAAACTAAAAAAGAAGAGTCCCAGATGGCGGCGTCATCATGGAAATTTATGCGACCGTTCAAGCCATCAACAATTGGACTTTCAATGGATTTATTATTTAGGAGCAAGTAA